A stretch of the Geovibrio thiophilus genome encodes the following:
- a CDS encoding trimeric intracellular cation channel family protein, with protein MTIPYILDMIGTVAFAVSGALVGVRKEMDFYGVTFLALVTAVGGGTTRDIMVGKIPPIIFADYNYLIVSVVVSFAVFFYHKHFESKMHLFLTMDALGLGVFTVTGVSVGLAYDVGWAGAVMLAVITGTFGGMFRDILSKEIPLVLQKEIYASAAMLGGIIYCLCHYAGINKSISFILVTSFVFSLRMISLRRKWGLPVVRIKQ; from the coding sequence ATGACAATACCGTATATTCTGGACATGATCGGAACAGTCGCCTTCGCCGTCAGCGGTGCGCTGGTGGGCGTGCGTAAAGAGATGGACTTTTACGGGGTGACTTTCCTCGCCCTTGTAACCGCTGTCGGGGGCGGAACCACCCGTGACATAATGGTGGGCAAAATCCCGCCTATCATCTTCGCAGATTACAACTATCTGATAGTTTCGGTAGTTGTTTCATTCGCAGTGTTTTTCTATCACAAGCATTTCGAAAGCAAGATGCACCTCTTCCTCACTATGGATGCTCTCGGTCTCGGCGTATTCACAGTTACGGGTGTTTCCGTGGGTCTGGCTTATGATGTGGGCTGGGCGGGCGCGGTGATGCTTGCGGTAATCACGGGAACCTTCGGCGGCATGTTCAGGGACATACTCTCAAAGGAGATACCGCTCGTGCTCCAGAAGGAGATTTACGCCAGCGCCGCCATGCTCGGCGGCATAATCTATTGCCTCTGTCATTACGCAGGAATCAACAAAAGCATAAGCTTTATACTGGTTACATCATTTGTTTTCAGTCTGAGGATGATTTCGCTCCGCAGAAAGTGGGGGCTGCCTGTTGTGAGGATCAAACAATAA
- a CDS encoding nitrous oxide-stimulated promoter family protein → MKKEKRVIKDEKILRRFIGVFCRENHGSGKELCPECAELLAYALKRNEKCPLDPKPKCRDCKIHCYKAEMRRKIREVMKFSGIWHIKRGRLDWVLHYFW, encoded by the coding sequence ATGAAGAAGGAAAAACGGGTAATTAAGGACGAAAAGATTTTACGCCGTTTCATAGGCGTTTTCTGTCGTGAAAACCACGGCAGCGGAAAGGAACTTTGCCCCGAGTGCGCGGAGTTGCTTGCCTATGCGCTCAAACGGAATGAGAAATGCCCCCTTGACCCTAAGCCGAAGTGCAGGGACTGCAAAATACACTGCTACAAGGCGGAAATGCGCAGGAAGATACGGGAAGTAATGAAGTTCAGCGGTATCTGGCACATTAAGCGCGGTCGACTGGACTGGGTGCTGCATTATTTTTGGTGA
- a CDS encoding methyl-accepting chemotaxis protein — translation MKKGIIRNLSLKVKISAMLVCSLLLITFVSSSVLIQKGKGELAKSKGQQAEILKKVMSERFTGYLGSVDRFLTGFAKNGYVTEGFYSIASAYYKLNKRPSLDPEMMAPGLRAFFEKTGNRQMLNWMDRADFSTDEDFRQLVLQYTNIAGLDEMETMQFPVEFNFVYSNYYDSFRLLMEPYHIYSMYIVDSEGVIIFSSDRNHAFATNLITGVHKDSFLGKTFGNALSMPVTETLFTDFEPSEIDGGRPVAYMARHINADDIRTGIVIVTLSRDTVMSLLPERIDEHTYLRLLDKSGLLMNMPAGADDPETLKFAALPQTSLTDEITDAGRNGYIFSKDRAEFLGKSFDIVIKMDRSQMLAQIRSLIGGVFFYAGLTFLVILAVLYLMFDRIAFKRLDFIGKEINSIGSDLSKRIPVFYKDEIANISNHMNSFLERLDELVKKIYEISVRTEEDFSQFDRKKTELTKVLGRQEGNLSLLLKEMDKVKSAGLEMRRNLDLTREVTQETEKRTSGGRQNMNVLSDQMEGIGTSVEQLGGKLLLFGESSREVGSILSVIDDITDQINLLALNAAIEAARAGEHGRGFAVVADEVRKLAEKTRNATKNIGDIIGGFNADITGILNDMRTTEDKVAEGAEVMAKTREVFEGIVKSGESLNTTFLTMQQTLNERDRAIGSVNEMVQSSGTMVSQSTATVNDLLGIFTEMKDSMDQLHKSVEVFIRK, via the coding sequence ATGAAAAAAGGGATAATCAGAAACTTAAGCCTGAAAGTGAAGATAAGCGCCATGCTTGTCTGCTCGCTTCTGCTTATTACGTTTGTTTCATCTTCGGTGCTGATTCAGAAGGGAAAAGGGGAACTTGCAAAGAGTAAGGGGCAGCAGGCGGAAATACTCAAAAAAGTCATGTCCGAGCGGTTCACTGGCTATCTCGGCTCGGTGGACAGGTTTCTGACCGGCTTTGCGAAAAACGGTTACGTAACCGAGGGCTTTTACAGCATAGCTTCTGCTTATTACAAGCTGAACAAACGCCCCTCCCTTGATCCGGAGATGATGGCTCCGGGGCTCAGAGCTTTCTTTGAGAAGACCGGAAACAGGCAGATGCTGAACTGGATGGACAGAGCTGACTTCTCAACCGATGAGGACTTCCGCCAGCTTGTACTGCAATACACAAACATAGCAGGTCTGGACGAGATGGAAACCATGCAGTTTCCGGTAGAGTTCAACTTTGTCTATTCAAATTATTACGACAGCTTCAGGCTTCTCATGGAGCCGTATCACATATATTCTATGTACATAGTGGACAGTGAGGGTGTGATAATCTTCTCTTCTGACAGGAACCACGCTTTTGCAACAAATCTTATCACAGGTGTGCACAAGGACAGCTTTCTGGGAAAAACATTCGGGAATGCTCTTTCAATGCCCGTTACCGAGACACTTTTTACCGACTTTGAACCGTCTGAAATTGACGGCGGCAGACCTGTTGCCTACATGGCTAGGCATATAAACGCTGATGATATACGAACAGGGATTGTCATTGTGACACTCAGCAGAGACACTGTAATGTCGCTTCTGCCGGAGAGAATAGATGAACACACCTATCTGCGCCTGCTGGATAAATCAGGTCTTCTGATGAACATGCCTGCCGGTGCGGACGATCCCGAAACACTGAAATTCGCCGCGCTGCCGCAAACTTCACTCACCGATGAGATAACTGACGCAGGCAGAAACGGCTATATCTTCTCCAAGGATCGTGCGGAATTTTTGGGTAAAAGCTTTGACATCGTAATCAAGATGGACAGAAGTCAGATGCTGGCGCAGATACGCAGTCTGATCGGCGGTGTTTTCTTCTACGCCGGACTGACTTTTCTTGTAATACTTGCCGTCCTGTATCTCATGTTTGACCGCATAGCCTTTAAAAGGCTGGACTTCATCGGAAAAGAGATCAATTCCATCGGCAGTGACCTTTCAAAACGCATCCCTGTTTTCTACAAGGACGAAATTGCGAACATCTCTAACCACATGAACAGTTTTCTGGAAAGACTGGATGAGCTTGTGAAAAAAATATACGAGATCTCCGTGAGGACAGAGGAGGATTTCAGTCAGTTCGACAGGAAGAAGACTGAACTCACAAAGGTTTTGGGCAGACAGGAGGGAAATCTTTCGCTCCTGCTTAAGGAAATGGATAAGGTAAAATCCGCAGGGCTTGAGATGCGCCGCAACCTTGATTTGACGAGGGAAGTTACTCAGGAGACAGAAAAACGCACCTCCGGCGGACGACAGAATATGAATGTTCTATCCGACCAGATGGAGGGTATAGGCACTTCTGTTGAGCAGCTCGGCGGTAAGCTCCTCCTTTTCGGGGAATCATCCCGAGAGGTGGGGAGCATTCTCAGTGTGATAGACGACATCACCGACCAGATAAATCTTCTCGCTCTCAATGCTGCAATAGAAGCGGCAAGGGCAGGAGAACACGGCAGAGGCTTTGCCGTGGTTGCTGATGAGGTGCGTAAGCTGGCGGAGAAAACACGCAACGCCACTAAAAATATAGGTGACATCATAGGCGGCTTTAACGCTGACATCACCGGTATCCTGAACGATATGCGCACCACTGAGGACAAGGTGGCGGAGGGTGCGGAGGTCATGGCGAAAACAAGGGAAGTATTTGAAGGGATCGTGAAATCAGGCGAATCTCTCAATACAACCTTTCTCACCATGCAGCAGACGCTTAATGAAAGGGACAGGGCAATCGGCAGTGTGAACGAAATGGTGCAGAGCTCCGGAACTATGGTCAGCCAGAGCACCGCTACAGTTAACGACCTTCTCGGTATCTTCACCGAAATGAAAGACTCCATGGATCAGCTTCATAAATCGGTTGAAGTTTTCATCAGGAAATAG
- the phoU gene encoding phosphate signaling complex protein PhoU: MNNAEIQYIALKDNLNKLTALVSGIVEDVSVLLNGYDEELAQKIVSEGKAALRLEGETSKVCISLLGLFEPKASDLRYVISSLNIVGELESIADYCTDIAKEVMRAGGPLYEFDMKRFPKMVNETANMIKDSIGAFYKCDSQLALRIIERDDRVDRLHRKILKKAVENMAAFGDRADKTVSFIFITRCLERAADHAVTIAEHSYYYATGKVIKNVPDGEIKSDK, encoded by the coding sequence ATGAACAACGCTGAAATTCAGTATATAGCCCTAAAAGATAACCTGAACAAGCTTACCGCTCTTGTGTCCGGCATCGTTGAGGATGTGAGCGTTCTGCTGAACGGGTATGACGAGGAACTTGCCCAGAAAATAGTCAGCGAAGGCAAGGCGGCGCTAAGGCTGGAAGGGGAGACAAGCAAAGTGTGCATATCCCTTCTTGGTCTGTTTGAGCCGAAAGCGAGCGACCTCCGTTATGTTATATCATCCCTCAATATAGTGGGCGAACTGGAATCAATAGCTGATTACTGCACTGATATAGCCAAGGAAGTTATGCGCGCCGGCGGACCTCTTTATGAGTTCGACATGAAAAGATTCCCTAAAATGGTGAATGAAACCGCCAATATGATCAAAGACAGCATAGGCGCGTTCTATAAATGCGATTCGCAGCTCGCTCTCCGGATTATCGAAAGGGATGACAGGGTGGACAGACTCCACAGGAAAATTCTGAAAAAAGCTGTTGAAAACATGGCAGCATTCGGCGACAGGGCGGACAAAACCGTCTCCTTCATATTCATCACCAGATGCCTTGAGAGAGCTGCTGACCATGCCGTCACCATCGCCGAACATTCGTATTACTACGCCACCGGAAAGGTTATCAAAAATGTACCGGACGGAGAAATAAAGTCCGATAAATAA
- the pstB gene encoding phosphate ABC transporter ATP-binding protein PstB codes for MKDLKMKMSVRDLDFYYGDFNALKNVNIDFPEKHVVAMIGPSGCGKSTLLRCLNRMNDLVPGIRVDGTILLDDIDIYNSSIDVVDIRTKVGMVFQKPNPFPKSIYDNIAYAPKIHGRVRKGRDMDDLVENALRRAGLWNEVSDRMDNMATTLSGGQQQRLCIARAIAMEPDVLLMDEPASALDPIATAKIEELIFELKEKFTIIIVTHSMQQAARISEYTSFFYMGEMVEYNTTEKIFTNPDKQQTQDYVTGRFG; via the coding sequence ATGAAGGACCTTAAAATGAAGATGTCCGTACGTGATCTGGACTTCTATTACGGAGACTTCAACGCTCTTAAAAACGTTAATATCGATTTCCCCGAAAAGCACGTTGTGGCTATGATCGGACCCTCCGGCTGCGGAAAATCAACACTGCTGCGCTGCCTCAACCGTATGAACGACCTTGTTCCCGGCATAAGGGTGGACGGAACCATACTCCTTGACGATATTGACATATACAACAGTTCCATAGATGTTGTGGATATACGCACCAAAGTCGGTATGGTTTTTCAGAAGCCGAATCCCTTTCCCAAAAGTATATATGACAACATAGCCTATGCCCCTAAGATTCACGGAAGAGTCAGAAAAGGGCGTGACATGGATGACCTTGTGGAGAACGCTCTCAGGAGAGCCGGTCTCTGGAATGAGGTTTCCGACAGGATGGACAATATGGCAACAACCCTCTCCGGCGGTCAGCAGCAGAGGCTCTGCATAGCACGGGCAATCGCAATGGAGCCTGATGTTCTGCTTATGGACGAACCCGCTTCGGCTCTTGACCCCATTGCCACAGCTAAAATAGAGGAGCTTATCTTTGAGCTGAAAGAGAAGTTCACCATAATCATAGTTACCCACAGCATGCAGCAGGCTGCAAGGATCTCTGAATACACTTCATTCTTCTACATGGGAGAGATGGTGGAGTACAACACCACAGAGAAGATATTCACCAACCCTGACAAACAGCAGACTCAGGACTACGTAACCGGAAGATTCGGTTAA
- the pstA gene encoding phosphate ABC transporter permease PstA, which yields MAYLNEHDKKLKKRYAAEKRFQLYGKAALLLAVAFLVFFFYDMIKTGYTAFSQTEIKAEVTFNEETLQMPNRAVSKADRDVLSRGFLRILPQVVEEHPEYMNTTQTLWVVAKGDVDQYMKNKPNRLNDREIEYISNLRGADKIRLAFNTGFFTTGDSKMPEIAGIYAAMMGTILVLVVTMLLSVPLGVMTAIYLEEFAPDNKFTQLIEVNINNLAAIPSIIFGLLGLAIFINFFNVPRSSALVGGLTLALMTLPVMIISTRAALRAVPESIRHGAYGVGASPWQVVWHHVLPVSMPGILTGWIIGLARAMGETAPLLIVGMMAYIPDVPSGVTSATTVLPAQIYTWSATSLRPYVERTAAGILVLLTVLLALNFTAIWLRNKYERKW from the coding sequence ATGGCTTATTTAAACGAACACGATAAGAAACTTAAGAAAAGATACGCTGCGGAAAAACGCTTTCAGCTTTACGGCAAGGCGGCGCTTCTGCTGGCGGTCGCTTTTCTTGTTTTCTTCTTTTATGATATGATAAAAACAGGCTATACGGCTTTCTCTCAGACTGAGATAAAAGCCGAAGTCACTTTCAATGAAGAGACTCTCCAGATGCCCAACAGGGCAGTCTCAAAGGCCGACAGGGATGTTCTTTCCAGAGGCTTTCTCCGCATTCTGCCTCAGGTAGTTGAGGAGCATCCTGAATATATGAACACCACACAAACTCTCTGGGTAGTTGCCAAGGGTGATGTTGACCAGTATATGAAAAACAAACCCAACAGGCTTAATGACAGAGAGATCGAGTACATAAGCAATCTCAGGGGTGCGGATAAGATACGCCTTGCGTTCAACACAGGCTTTTTTACCACCGGAGATTCCAAGATGCCTGAAATAGCGGGGATATACGCCGCTATGATGGGAACTATTCTGGTTCTTGTGGTTACCATGCTGCTCAGTGTCCCTCTGGGGGTTATGACCGCTATTTATCTTGAGGAGTTTGCGCCGGACAATAAATTCACCCAGCTTATTGAGGTGAATATCAACAACCTCGCCGCAATCCCCTCAATTATATTCGGTCTTCTTGGGCTTGCCATTTTCATAAACTTCTTTAACGTGCCGCGCTCCTCCGCACTGGTAGGCGGGCTCACTCTGGCGCTTATGACACTTCCCGTTATGATAATAAGCACAAGAGCGGCTCTGAGGGCTGTTCCCGAATCCATACGTCACGGCGCTTACGGTGTAGGCGCTTCGCCTTGGCAGGTCGTGTGGCATCATGTTCTGCCCGTTTCGATGCCCGGTATACTCACCGGATGGATCATCGGTCTTGCCAGAGCAATGGGCGAGACAGCGCCGCTTCTCATAGTGGGCATGATGGCGTATATTCCAGATGTTCCCTCAGGCGTGACAAGTGCTACAACGGTTCTTCCCGCTCAGATATACACATGGTCGGCAACGAGTCTCCGCCCTTATGTTGAAAGGACAGCGGCGGGCATACTGGTGCTGCTCACTGTTCTTCTCGCGCTGAACTTTACGGCAATCTGGCTCAGAAACAAATATGAACGCAAATGGTAA
- the pstC gene encoding phosphate ABC transporter permease subunit PstC: MLITIIIILAVLSGLSFAYGAHRAKVWEDSKQRLSSRPGHYAWYAVIKFTVPSWLLLFAALLLKTTKIAVISPAVVLACSALLVIAGFIISSKKFSPLLNARVIVEKHIRYLLIAASLVSILTTVGIVFSILFEAIIFFKHVNVIDFLTGTSWNPDTAFLEGAGRESEHAAKPEFGSAPIFAGTFMITLISLSVSVPVGLFAAIFLSEYASNNFRKVFKPVLEILAGIPTVVYGFFAALTVSPLVVKVAGFFGLQADYTNALAPGLVMGIMIIPFISSLSDDVINAVPQSLREGGLALGTTKSETIKQIILPAAMPGIVSAILLAVSRAVGETMIVVMAAGLRPNLTWNPLEGMTTVTVQIVDALTGDQAFDSLATLSAFGLGLVLLIFTFIINLVSTYIVRRYRKIYE; encoded by the coding sequence ATGCTGATTACAATAATCATAATACTGGCGGTGCTGTCTGGACTGTCTTTCGCATACGGAGCTCACAGGGCAAAAGTATGGGAGGATTCAAAGCAGCGGCTAAGCTCAAGACCCGGTCACTACGCATGGTATGCGGTGATAAAGTTCACCGTTCCTTCATGGCTGCTTCTTTTCGCAGCGCTTTTGCTGAAAACCACTAAAATAGCGGTTATTTCGCCCGCCGTGGTTCTCGCCTGTTCCGCCCTGCTTGTTATTGCGGGATTCATCATCTCCTCCAAAAAGTTTTCGCCTCTTTTAAATGCCAGAGTGATAGTTGAGAAGCATATCAGATACCTGCTGATAGCCGCATCTCTTGTATCTATTCTCACTACAGTCGGCATTGTGTTTTCTATTCTTTTTGAGGCAATTATTTTCTTCAAACATGTGAACGTAATAGACTTCCTTACCGGAACCTCATGGAACCCTGACACGGCTTTCCTTGAAGGCGCCGGCAGAGAGTCTGAGCACGCAGCCAAGCCGGAGTTCGGTTCCGCGCCTATATTCGCCGGAACATTCATGATAACTCTTATCTCGCTTTCCGTTTCCGTCCCTGTGGGGCTGTTTGCGGCGATTTTCCTTTCGGAATACGCGTCAAACAATTTCAGAAAGGTTTTCAAACCCGTGCTGGAAATCCTCGCAGGTATACCTACGGTTGTTTACGGCTTCTTCGCCGCACTTACCGTGAGCCCTCTGGTTGTTAAGGTTGCCGGCTTCTTCGGTCTTCAGGCCGATTACACAAACGCTCTCGCTCCGGGTCTTGTGATGGGGATCATGATTATTCCCTTCATATCTTCCCTCTCCGATGACGTTATAAACGCCGTTCCCCAGAGTCTGAGAGAGGGCGGTCTCGCTCTCGGTACAACCAAATCCGAGACGATAAAACAGATTATTCTCCCCGCGGCGATGCCCGGGATAGTTTCCGCCATACTTCTTGCAGTTTCCCGCGCAGTGGGCGAAACGATGATTGTGGTGATGGCGGCGGGGCTTCGTCCTAACCTCACATGGAACCCTCTTGAAGGCATGACGACCGTTACGGTGCAGATAGTTGACGCACTCACGGGAGATCAGGCATTTGACAGCCTTGCGACTCTGTCGGCGTTCGGTCTGGGACTTGTGCTTCTGATATTCACATTTATCATCAACCTTGTCTCCACGTACATAGTACGCAGATACCGCAAGATTTACGAGTAA
- a CDS encoding PstS family phosphate ABC transporter substrate-binding protein, which produces MKKTMKLIAIALLMTALTAGFAFARDQIRIVGSSTVFPFSSYVAEEFGATTKSPTPVVESVGSGGGHKLFAAGVGLDTADITNSSRRIKKSELEADLKAGITQVIEIKIGYDGIAIAHNKSGADFSLTLAQLALAVAEEVPVNGQLVKNPYKKWSDIDKSLPNADILVYGPPTSSGTRDAFEELVMEGATGKIKEYGKPYKKIRQDGVYVPSGENDNLIVQRLVKDKNAIGIFGYSFLQENADRIKGVAVNGVLPSPENVLNSSYPISRSLFFYVKGDHLGKVKGMEQYVDLFLSEKMIGEGGFLTEIGLIPLSKTEREKVRADWKARKALSLNDVK; this is translated from the coding sequence ATGAAAAAAACTATGAAGCTTATCGCAATTGCCCTTCTTATGACGGCACTTACTGCGGGTTTCGCATTCGCACGCGACCAGATCAGAATTGTCGGCTCTTCAACAGTGTTCCCTTTTTCCAGCTATGTTGCTGAAGAATTCGGCGCAACAACAAAAAGCCCCACTCCCGTTGTTGAATCAGTAGGTTCCGGCGGCGGACACAAGCTTTTTGCCGCAGGCGTAGGTCTTGATACTGCTGATATTACAAACTCTTCTCGCAGAATCAAAAAAAGCGAGCTTGAAGCAGATCTCAAGGCAGGTATAACACAGGTAATCGAAATAAAAATCGGTTATGACGGCATAGCAATAGCTCACAACAAGAGCGGAGCTGATTTCAGCCTTACACTCGCTCAGCTTGCGCTCGCAGTTGCTGAGGAAGTGCCTGTAAACGGTCAGCTTGTAAAAAACCCCTACAAAAAATGGTCTGATATAGATAAAAGTCTTCCCAACGCAGACATTCTTGTTTACGGTCCTCCCACATCCTCAGGCACTCGTGACGCCTTTGAAGAGCTTGTTATGGAAGGCGCTACAGGCAAAATCAAAGAATACGGCAAGCCCTACAAAAAAATCCGTCAGGACGGCGTTTATGTTCCCTCAGGCGAGAACGATAACCTTATAGTTCAGAGACTCGTTAAAGACAAAAACGCAATCGGTATCTTCGGCTACAGCTTCCTTCAGGAAAACGCCGACAGAATTAAAGGCGTGGCAGTCAACGGTGTTCTCCCTTCTCCTGAGAACGTTCTTAACAGCAGCTACCCCATATCAAGAAGCCTTTTCTTCTATGTTAAAGGCGATCACCTCGGCAAGGTAAAAGGCATGGAGCAGTATGTTGATCTTTTCCTTTCTGAGAAAATGATAGGCGAAGGCGGTTTCCTTACAGAAATCGGACTCATTCCTCTTTCTAAAACAGAAAGAGAAAAAGTCAGAGCAGACTGGAAAGCCCGCAAGGCTCTTTCTCTCAACGACGTGAAATAA